The DNA sequence ttttatttttcttcattataataacgtcgctataatatttttctcagagtaAAAGACTTTATTACATTGATCGTATGCATTACTGTAAATGGCGTAGAGTTaaaggatgtgtgtgtgtgtgtgagttttgatgatgactctatgcgtaggtacatgaaacctttttttctagaattctaattgctgtggtttattaccacatcccaattggctaatccagttttggaaaaattcccataaaacatgtgattataaatttcaattttaccgtgaaaaatagattaagtacaatgtatatttatttaaataaaaattaggtaacaaaacaaaattgtttgcataaaatttgttctctttttcaaagatattttgtagccctgaaaagggctgttagataaactgctttcgaatatcgaaaataatcattctgccatgaaatagaaaatttacttcttggcggcggcttttttagcagctggtttcttggcagcctttttgggtttggctgctgctactgtttttgccttgggtgcttttggttttgtggcggaggccttggccttggcggcggtttttgctggtttagctttaactgtaccggtctttttggcagttttagccttagccttttcggtcttcttcttttctgctgtcttcttagcggcagaaggtttctttgcagcagccttcttttctccactggcctttttgggtgcggcagccttctttttcttatcaccagctggggccttcttcttttcggcgctcattgctttagacattttaaatgaaccagatgcacccttacctttagtttggatcaattttccactggcaacagcgcctttcaaatacttcttgatgaagggagccaatttttgggcatcaactttgtaggtgctggccaaatatttcttgatggcaggcaatgatgaaccaccacgttctttcaatgttttgatggcagcatcgaccatttgttgggttggtggatgagatggggcagcagagggcttctttgccttggcagcagcttttttaggtgcctttttctcaacagcggcaactggagatgcggtggcttcaactacggcggcgtcagacatgtttttgtttttcactttgATTCACTTCAAGCACTAATATACACTAACACGCGTGTACGTttattatatatgatttttaccGTTCGAACTAGCTATTCTTGGGTACATCGGAATTATGAGAAGTACATAGTAGTCagctacgaaattttgtgaattcttgtgtggaagagaataaattttttcacaaaagttttgatagaataattaaatttatgatgacatagtaaatatatttaattggaatttatcacatttctctagtagagatatccacctaaatgacaaaaagaatttcaattaataatattgaagggctagagtattataatcttttgagttgtaagtttataaaagtgtcatcataaatttccaactaaattatataaattttactatttttattgaaaattgtataaaataaaaaaattatagggaatcttgatatgttttctttaaagaaatacgaaaaaattatacaatttgcatagttttcatggtaaaatattcaattatattatgtcgtctatgacagtggaattcatcatattgggatattttccatgaataaaagtttttctgcaaattaatttcaaagctcaaaactaaaaatgttttaggaaattttcattcaaaaatataatagaaatcacacatttatactaaaatataacattattaataaaaagtgtcaaattgtaacgaaaagttaaaataatcgtgaaggtgtggtatatcatgtacagcgatgttaacaatgttgaatatagttgaaaccataaaattaaaatatttgcaaaagaaatgaaatgtatatatgaaaaatattaaaacatcgtagaaaaaatacatgtcggattataataccattttaacaaaattttaaatcgaaatactatgaataaaaatttgccatagctgatataccacctctagccaaagaagtaaagtaattggctatttttgatataaaatttcgcaaaaaaaaaactaaaagaattatAACAGCAGAGGGAATAAATTTAAGTCTAACGACTTtaggaaatatataaacaataaacaccctagaaaattcaaaaataatctcCGATTTGTTACGAAAAGTTTGCCATATagggttagaaaatatttcataaaatgtttgccgcattgaatgtagcattagatgaaaataagaaacaaatcctcctacttatatcttttcttcttttgaaaaaataaattaatagaaaataaattgtgaatgagtacgaaaaaatggaaattgtgaatgagtacgaaaaaatgtaaaaccattggaaagcaaaatctacatcatataacaacattcccttcatatccaacctaatacaaaaaaaaaaaaaaacacaaatgcaatatagtttattgatatcaaataataaagaataaattcttgtcaactgtaaagtattgaaaaaaaattttctctttttataaaaatattgtggtcctgaaaaggaccgattgtttttgtaaaaaaagttggcttttaatatgtcaaaaatttaagcacGTTCTCCACGAATACGTCTGGCCAATTGGATATCCTTGGGCATGATGGTGACACGCTTAGCATGGATAGCGCACAAGTTGGTATCTTCGAATAGACCAACCAAGTAGGCTTCGCTAGCTTCTTGCAAGGCCATGACAGCAGAACTCTGGAAACGCAAGTCAGTTTTGAAATCTTGGGCAATTTCACGAACCAAACGTTGGAAAGGCAATTTGCGGATCAACAATTCTGTGCTCTTTTGGTAACGACGGATTTCACGCAAAGCAACGGTACCAGGGCGGAAACGATGGGGCTTCTTGACACCGCCGGTGGCTGGGGCACTCTTACGAGCAGCTTTAGTAGCCAATTGCTTACGAGGGGCTTTGCCACCGGTAGATTTACGGGCAGTTTGCTTGGTACGAGCCATTTTTCACTTTAATTCTTCACTTCACAAGATATGAACACAAAcactgtcaaaacgttattactTGTGTGCCGATTCAGATTCagattcgtttttattttccattagtcttaaatctaattttacaatatttaaatCTTGTATCTTATATTATATTGATATCTACTCCTCAGCATGAACATAGAGATTCATTTTTCTAGGAATGCATTCGTTTCGTTAAATATTAAGTAGCTCAGAAAGACTAGACCACTTTATAAtgccaattttgtttgttatttcaaTTTGTATGAATTTCCCGTTAAAAAAGGGTAAAAAAATCGGGAACACTTTTTGGTTTTTCCATTGATGCTTAACTACTACGATATTTACactatttacaaaaataaaactaaaaaataataaaataaaataaaatagggaATTCAAGTCTACTAATTGAAGGtgtttacaaaaagaaaaaaagattggaataggaaaaaaaaagaaactaagGGAACGTATTTACAAAGATTGCCGGACTATGTGGATCACGACAAGGTCATTGTGCTAGGCTGTACGTATTGCTCAAAGAGTCTAGTGACCCGAGCGTTCTATTGAAGAAAACCAGTCTTCCCTCATCATCAAATAAGAGACCATCATCATCGAGGTACTGAAGGCATATAGGGGGGAGATGGCTGCCCATCTCAGCGGCCCTCTGATAAACCTCCCTTGTAGCACAACCACCCCTGACTAAACCATTCGGGTGCGTTATATTTCTCCCAATTCTGGCCAGCGTCGACCTCACCATGAAGGCGTCTATCCTTGGCGTTCCACTTGATTCATATACCAGTTCATTAGAGGGCGAACGATAACGTCCATCTATGGAAGTGCCCCGAAGGCAGAGGCAATGTCTCAAAATCTTCCTTTCGAGTATTCTTACTCTCTCCATTTGAGTCGAGGAAACATTAAACCATATGGGGAAACCATATGATATAACTGGTCTGACAGCAACCTTGTATATTATCATTTTCACCTGTCGAGTGAGTCCCCTTCTTTGTCCCATGGCCTTTTGTAGCGCCTGAT is a window from the Haematobia irritans isolate KBUSLIRL unplaced genomic scaffold, ASM5000362v1 scaffold_6, whole genome shotgun sequence genome containing:
- the LOC142242667 gene encoding histone H3, encoding MARTKQTARKSTGGKAPRKQLATKAARKSAPATGGVKKPHRFRPGTVALREIRRYQKSTELLIRKLPFQRLVREIAQDFKTDLRFQSSAVMALQEASEAYLVGLFEDTNLCAIHAKRVTIMPKDIQLARRIRGERA